From a single Microbacterium murale genomic region:
- a CDS encoding ABC transporter permease translates to MTGPELKPIASAPADFGTDPTVPDTEPSRWHGAFRRIVTGNGLISVLSVVLALIAGSIMIAFTDPEVQSTAGYFFRRPGDMLSAVWSSISGAYVALFQGAFYNFRVDGFAAGIRPLTETLKFATPLIAAGLGVGLAFRAGLFNIGGQGQMLMAAAAAGWVGTSMDLPWPLHMLVAIVAGVVAGGIWAGIAGILKARTGAHEVIVTIMLNHIAVYLLAWMLATQGILQAPGSNNPKTAAMADSAVLPGILGPQYKLHAGFILALIAVAFTWWLLERSSLGFRFRAVGENPSAAKVAGISVGRMYFYVMLIAGGLVGIAGVSQMLGTVTSGFGGDIDAGIGFDAITVALLGRSTPLGILAAGILFGAFKAGGFAMQASENVPIEIVLVVQSLIVLFIAAPPLVRAIFGLPQPGARKKPTKPKKPKKNAAQIAEEVSA, encoded by the coding sequence ATGACCGGCCCAGAGCTGAAGCCGATCGCCTCCGCCCCCGCGGATTTCGGCACCGATCCCACGGTCCCTGACACCGAACCCTCGCGGTGGCACGGTGCCTTCCGGCGCATCGTGACCGGCAACGGTCTGATCTCCGTACTGTCGGTGGTCCTCGCACTCATCGCGGGATCGATCATGATCGCGTTCACCGATCCCGAGGTGCAGAGCACCGCCGGCTACTTCTTCAGGCGGCCCGGTGACATGCTCTCCGCCGTGTGGAGCTCGATCTCCGGCGCGTATGTCGCGCTCTTCCAGGGAGCCTTCTACAACTTCCGCGTCGACGGATTCGCCGCCGGCATCCGCCCGCTCACCGAGACGCTGAAGTTCGCCACGCCGCTGATCGCCGCAGGGCTCGGAGTGGGCCTCGCCTTCCGCGCCGGCCTCTTCAACATCGGCGGCCAGGGCCAGATGCTGATGGCCGCTGCGGCCGCCGGCTGGGTCGGAACGAGCATGGACCTCCCGTGGCCGCTGCACATGCTGGTCGCCATCGTGGCTGGCGTCGTCGCCGGAGGGATCTGGGCCGGTATCGCCGGCATCCTGAAGGCGCGCACCGGTGCGCACGAGGTGATCGTCACGATCATGCTCAACCACATCGCCGTCTATCTGCTGGCCTGGATGCTGGCCACGCAGGGCATCCTGCAGGCGCCGGGCTCGAACAACCCGAAGACAGCGGCGATGGCGGACTCCGCCGTGCTTCCCGGCATCCTCGGACCCCAGTACAAGCTGCACGCCGGATTCATCCTCGCTCTGATCGCCGTCGCTTTCACCTGGTGGCTGCTGGAGCGCTCGAGTCTCGGATTCCGCTTCCGCGCGGTGGGGGAGAACCCCAGCGCCGCGAAGGTGGCCGGGATCAGCGTCGGCAGGATGTACTTCTACGTCATGCTGATCGCCGGCGGCCTCGTCGGCATCGCCGGCGTCAGCCAGATGCTCGGCACCGTGACCAGCGGTTTCGGCGGTGACATCGACGCCGGCATCGGCTTCGATGCGATCACCGTCGCATTGCTCGGACGCTCGACACCGCTGGGCATCCTGGCCGCAGGCATCCTGTTCGGCGCATTCAAGGCCGGCGGGTTCGCGATGCAGGCATCCGAGAACGTGCCGATCGAGATCGTGCTCGTCGTACAGTCCCTGATCGTGCTGTTCATCGCGGCGCCGCCGCTGGTGCGCGCGATCTTCGGTCTGCCTCAGCCGGGTGCGCGGAAGAAGCCGACGAAACCGAAGAAGCCGAAGAAGAACGCGGCGCAGATCGCCGAGGAGGTGTCCGCATGA
- a CDS encoding ABC transporter ATP-binding protein encodes MKLELRGITKKFGALTANDHIDLTIEPGEIHCLLGENGAGKSTLMNVLYGLYQADEGEILLDDVEQHFAGPGDAMAAGIGMVHQHFMLIPVFTVAENVMLGHEKTTFGGRLDLAAARAMVREISDRFGFQVDPDAVVEDLPVGVQQRVEIIKALSRDAKVLVFDEPTAVLTPQETDELMATMRQLQESGTSIVFITHKLREVREVADRITVIRLGKVVGEASPTASNEELASLMVGRAVELKVHKDAPKLGEESLIVKELTVTDPFGTVLVDDVSFSVRGGEVLVIAGVQGNGQTEVTEAIVGLQPRVEGSVRLNGEELVGRSVRDILDDGVGFVPEDRSVDGLVKEFSIAENLMLDRSVGAPFVKAGTLQLGALDDFAREKITEFDIRTQGPAQQAGRLSGGNQQKVVLARELSRELSLFVAAQPTRGVDVGSIEFIHKRIIETRDSGIPVIVISTELDEAAALADRIMVMYRGKVVGIVPGDTTREQLGLMMAGMIETDTTAVAATTAADTEETSA; translated from the coding sequence ATGAAGCTAGAACTGCGCGGCATCACGAAGAAGTTCGGCGCGCTGACGGCCAACGACCACATCGATCTCACCATCGAACCAGGAGAGATCCACTGTCTCCTGGGCGAGAACGGCGCCGGAAAATCGACGCTGATGAACGTGCTCTACGGCCTGTACCAGGCCGATGAGGGCGAGATCCTGCTGGACGACGTCGAACAGCACTTCGCCGGCCCGGGCGACGCCATGGCCGCCGGTATCGGCATGGTGCACCAGCACTTCATGCTGATCCCCGTCTTCACCGTGGCAGAGAACGTCATGCTCGGCCATGAGAAGACGACCTTCGGCGGTCGCCTCGACCTCGCCGCAGCCCGCGCGATGGTGCGCGAGATCTCAGATCGTTTCGGCTTCCAGGTCGATCCCGATGCCGTGGTCGAGGACCTCCCGGTCGGCGTGCAGCAGCGCGTGGAGATCATCAAGGCGCTCTCACGCGACGCCAAGGTGCTCGTGTTCGATGAGCCGACCGCCGTGCTCACGCCGCAGGAGACCGACGAGCTGATGGCGACGATGCGCCAGTTGCAGGAGAGCGGCACCTCGATCGTCTTCATCACCCACAAGCTCCGCGAGGTTCGCGAGGTCGCGGACCGGATCACGGTCATCCGCCTCGGAAAGGTCGTCGGCGAAGCATCACCGACGGCCAGCAACGAAGAACTCGCCTCGCTCATGGTCGGCCGCGCCGTCGAGCTCAAGGTTCACAAGGATGCGCCGAAGCTCGGTGAGGAATCACTCATCGTGAAGGAGCTCACGGTCACCGACCCCTTCGGGACGGTGCTCGTCGACGACGTCTCGTTCTCCGTGCGCGGAGGCGAGGTGCTGGTCATCGCCGGTGTGCAGGGAAACGGTCAGACCGAGGTCACCGAAGCGATCGTCGGACTGCAGCCGCGCGTCGAGGGCAGCGTGCGGCTCAACGGCGAGGAGCTGGTGGGACGATCGGTGCGCGACATCCTCGACGACGGCGTCGGCTTCGTCCCGGAGGACCGCAGCGTCGACGGTCTGGTCAAGGAGTTCTCGATCGCCGAGAACCTGATGCTTGACCGCTCGGTCGGCGCCCCCTTCGTCAAGGCCGGCACCCTGCAATTGGGTGCGCTCGACGATTTCGCCCGCGAGAAGATCACCGAGTTCGACATCCGCACGCAGGGGCCGGCGCAACAGGCCGGACGCCTCTCCGGCGGAAACCAGCAGAAGGTCGTGCTGGCGCGCGAGCTCAGCCGCGAACTGTCCCTCTTCGTCGCAGCGCAGCCGACGCGCGGCGTCGACGTGGGCTCCATCGAATTCATCCACAAGCGCATCATCGAGACGCGCGACTCCGGCATCCCCGTGATCGTCATCTCGACGGAGCTCGACGAGGCGGCGGCACTCGCCGACCGCATCATGGTGATGTATCGAGGCAAGGTCGTCGGCATCGTGCCCGGCGACACCACGCGTGAGCAGCTCGGCCTCATGATGGCCGGAATGATCGAGACCGACACGACGGCCGTGGCCGCCACGACGGCAGCCGACACCGAGGAGACGAGCGCATGA
- a CDS encoding BMP family lipoprotein, with protein sequence MTISTKKRALAALVATGVAVALAGCGAAPEENGGDAGGETIDFLPCIVSDAGGFDDKSFNQLSFEGVVQASEELGVEYKNVESNSETDFAPNLESLVSQGCNAIVSVGFALSAATVEAATANEGIDFILVDDAADNDFDGEKDAENVKPLLYDTAQAAFLAGYLSAGYSQTGKVGTYGGMEFPTVTIFMDGFYQGVNYYNEQNGTAVEVVGWDGKAGSFTGGFEAGPEAKTVAQNIIDQGVDVLLPVGGPIYQSGLQAIKESGRDIALIGADADLFVTDPTTEDFVLTSILKDMKLSVYEATMSSANEEFDAEAYIGTLENEGVGIAELHNFEDKVDPALWTAVQDLQQQIIDGEVTVTSYLG encoded by the coding sequence GTGACCATTTCCACCAAGAAGCGCGCTCTGGCCGCGCTTGTGGCGACAGGCGTCGCCGTCGCACTCGCAGGTTGCGGTGCCGCTCCTGAGGAGAACGGCGGAGACGCGGGCGGCGAGACGATCGACTTCCTCCCCTGCATCGTCTCCGATGCCGGCGGATTCGACGACAAGTCGTTCAACCAGCTGTCCTTCGAGGGCGTCGTGCAGGCCTCCGAGGAACTCGGAGTCGAGTACAAGAACGTCGAATCCAACAGCGAGACGGACTTCGCCCCGAACCTGGAGAGCCTCGTCTCCCAGGGCTGCAACGCGATCGTCTCGGTCGGCTTCGCGCTGTCGGCGGCTACCGTCGAGGCGGCGACTGCCAACGAGGGCATCGACTTCATCCTCGTCGACGACGCTGCTGACAACGACTTCGACGGCGAGAAGGATGCCGAGAACGTCAAGCCGCTGCTGTACGACACGGCACAGGCCGCTTTCCTTGCGGGCTACCTGTCCGCCGGCTACTCGCAGACCGGCAAGGTCGGCACCTACGGCGGCATGGAGTTCCCGACCGTCACGATCTTCATGGACGGCTTCTACCAGGGCGTGAACTACTACAACGAGCAGAACGGCACCGCCGTCGAGGTCGTCGGGTGGGACGGCAAGGCCGGATCGTTCACCGGTGGATTCGAGGCGGGTCCAGAGGCCAAGACCGTCGCGCAGAACATCATCGACCAGGGCGTCGACGTGCTCCTGCCGGTCGGCGGACCGATCTACCAGTCGGGCCTGCAGGCCATCAAGGAGTCCGGCCGCGACATCGCACTGATCGGCGCGGACGCCGATCTGTTCGTCACCGACCCGACGACCGAGGACTTCGTGCTCACCTCGATCCTCAAGGACATGAAGCTCTCCGTGTACGAGGCGACCATGAGCAGCGCGAACGAGGAGTTCGATGCTGAGGCCTACATCGGAACCCTGGAGAACGAGGGCGTCGGCATCGCCGAACTGCACAACTTCGAGGACAAGGTCGACCCTGCGCTCTGGACCGCGGTTCAGGACCTGCAGCAGCAGATCATCGACGGTGAGGTCACCGTCACCTCGTACCTCGGCTGA